CTCGATTGGCACGGGCTCGTCGCCTCGGGGAAGGTCCCGGGGATGGCGGGTGATTCCATTCACCTCGGCACCCTGAAGGCTCGACGGACCTACGCGCGATTGATCCTCGGACGGATCGTCGGGCGGTGGTGATGCCCCGTGGGGCTCACCGCACGGCGTCGCGTCCGATCACCCCGAAGTCCTGATGCCCCAGCCCCTCGGCGAGGAGCGCATCCATCCGCGCGGCCATCCCGGGGATCACCATCAACGGCGCGTCACCCACCGACTCCTGCATCAGTCGGAGATCCTTCCGCGCCATCGCGAGCTCGAAGCTCGGGGCGAAATCCCTGTTTGTCATCCGCTTGGCGCGCGCGGCCACCACATGGCTCGGGTTGAGATACTCGAGCAGTTTGGCGATATCCGCCCCGGGCACACCGGCGCGATCGAGCACCGTCACGGTATCGGAGACGAGCCCGGTGATGCCGAGGAGCAGGGCGTTCCCTGCGAGCTTGAACGCGGCGGCGATGTCAGGGCGCTCGCCGAGGTACTCGATCCGTGAGGCCTGCCGTGCGAGGGCCGGGTGAACAGCGTCGAACCACGCGCGTGGGCCGCAGGCGAGCATGACCCCTTCGGCCTTCCGTGCCCCGGGGGGTCCGATGAAGACGGGGCAGTGGAGATATCGCACACCGGCGGCGGAGAGTCGCGCGGCGCGAGAGGCGGTGAGGTCGGGACGCGTCGTGGTGTGATCGACGATCGTCACATCGGCGCCGAGGCCGGGGCGCACTGCCTCGATCACCGCATCGACCGAGGCGTCATCCTGGAGGACGAGATGCACACGGCTCACGCCACGCACGGCCTCGGCCGGCGTATCGCAGACGGTCGCGCCGAGCGCGGCGAGTGGCTCGGCCTTGGTGCGGGTACGATTCCAGACATGGACCGACTCGCCGCGCCCGAGCGCGGCCTCGACGAAGCCGGCGCCGAGGAGTCCGGTGCCAAGGAAGGCGATGGGCGTGGTCATGCGATGGAAGCTAGCCAGCCGATCGCGCCGCCACTCAGCACGAGCCAGCCGGCGTTCACGCGCCAGCGGACGATCGCCAC
This region of Planctomycetota bacterium genomic DNA includes:
- a CDS encoding NAD(P)-dependent oxidoreductase encodes the protein MTTPIAFLGTGLLGAGFVEAALGRGESVHVWNRTRTKAEPLAALGATVCDTPAEAVRGVSRVHLVLQDDASVDAVIEAVRPGLGADVTIVDHTTTRPDLTASRAARLSAAGVRYLHCPVFIGPPGARKAEGVMLACGPRAWFDAVHPALARQASRIEYLGERPDIAAAFKLAGNALLLGITGLVSDTVTVLDRAGVPGADIAKLLEYLNPSHVVAARAKRMTNRDFAPSFELAMARKDLRLMQESVGDAPLMVIPGMAARMDALLAEGLGHQDFGVIGRDAVR